AGAGGGGCATGAGTTCCCAAGGAAGATAATAAGGTACGCAATCCTCGGTCTTGAAGATAAGCTTGTCTCAAGTACTGAGCCTTGGCTATGTTATTACTGTGGCGAGTGTACACAATCATGCCCAAGGGGTGCGGACCCAGCGGGCTTCATGATGGCTACGAGAAGGTACTTGACAACTCGTTATGATCAAACTGGATTCTCGAAGAGACTCTATAAATCAAGGTTCATTGAATTCATTTCAGCTGCACTACTCTTCGCTCTCACAGTTTCAGTTATTTACCTCCTTCATGGGCCAATAGTTCTCTCAAAAGTTGACCTAGACTCCTTCCTACCAACACACCTAGTTGAGTTAGGTGACCTAGTGATACTAGTGGTGCTTTCGGGTCTTTTATTGGCTAACATTTACAGGATGTATAGATTCACAGTTTCAGCTAAGGGTATTCCTTTCTTAGTGCATATAAAGGAGTTCATAAGGACAGTGGTACCGCATTTCCTTACCCAAGTTAGGATGCTGAAGTGTAGTAGAAACACCATAAACTGGATTATGCATGTATTGATCGTGTACGGTTACGCGACAATATTCATACTAGTGGTGGTTTTCTTACCTCTATTTCAAACAAACATTATTTACCCAATATATAACCCAGTAAGGTTAGGTGGGTATTTAGCATCTGCAGCATTAATAGTAGGGGCAGGTTACGGAATCTATGGCCGTATAAGGAAGAACACATTGGTAAGGCAATACTCCCACTCAACTGATTGGCTCTTCCTAACATTACTATACCTCACCATAGTTTCAGGCATACTTATTGATGTGTTCAAGTACCTTAACCTACCCCTGGAAACATACGTAATATACACCATTCACTTAGGCTTCGTGACACCACTACTAGTACTGGAGGTGCCGTTTGCGAAATGGTCACATTTAGCCTACAGACCCTTAGCAATATACTTCACTAGACTTAATGATATCGCTAAGACAAAAAGCGAAGCCCACATATTAGTTAAGGTGAGTAATTAAACCTGCTTTATTGCCAAAGTATATGTCATTAAACTTCACGCTTACTGGCTTAGAAACATACGGCCGCATTCTTTAACTGGAGGGATTAGGATTAACATGGGCCCAACCCCCACCCCACTACTGATTAGCCTCAGCCGTAGCCATAGGCCCATGCTCGGGCCAGTAGACCCCTGAACACGCCCACCCCGGCTTAGGGCCGCTCCCTCCCGGGCCTAACCCGGTTCACCGGAGCCCCACTACCCACAGCCCTACGGCTGTAGGCGTGGGTAGTGGACGTCTCAGGGGGCTGGCCTTCATGGCGGTGCCCATGGCCCGACACTGGACTAACCAGTAGCGGAGTGGAGTTTCGGCCTCCGTTTACCTACGGCCCTCATTGAGAGGGGGAGGGGTGGCGCCCCTCCAGGCCTGGCCCGGTTTGAATGTGTGGTGAGCTTTTTAACTCTTACTTGTTGAGGAGTCAATATAGTTTATGTTAAACTATTTATGAGTATTGGTTTAAGGAAAAACTATTAAAGTACCCTTGCCTATTGCTGATGGAGTTGAGGATGAGTGACTCAATTGATGCGTCAATAGTAGTACCGACGCTTAATGAGGCTGATAATGTAGGTAGACTCATTGAGGAATTAGCCAGCAACATTAAGGGTATTAATTATGAGGTGATAATTGTTGATGATGGGTCAACTGACGGTACTGTTAAGGTTGCCGAGGAGACTGCTAGGAGGCTTGGGGTTAACCTTAAGGTTATTGAGAGGGGTAGGAGACTTGGCTTATCAAGCGCGGTAATAGATGGTATAAGGGCTAGTAGAGGAGGCATAATTGTGGTGATGGATGCTGACCTACAGCACCCACCATCTGTAGTACCGAAGCTAATTGAGGCCGTCTCCAACGGGGCTGATGTAGCGGTTGCGTCTAGGTACATTAAGGGTGGTGGGATAGCCGGTAATTGGCCCCTCCTGAGGAGGATAATAAGCCGTGGAGCAGTTACCTTAGCCCACATACTGGTGCCTACAGCCAGGGATGTTAAGGATCCTGTCTCAGGTTTCTTCGCAGTGAAGAGGAGTGCCGTATGTCTAGGTAAGCCCCACGGCGACTACAAGATCCTGCTCGACATACTTGCCCTCTGCAGGGTTAGGAGGATTGCGGAGGTTCCCTACGTTTTTAGGACTAGGGAGGCTGGCTCATCTAAGTTAGGCACTAAGCAAATAATAAACTACGTTAAGCAGATTGCCTCAATATCATTAAGCCTACTTTCCCTAAGTGGTTATAGACCTATTAAGTTTGCCATTGTTGGTGTAATAGGCTTATTCGTATCGGAGCTTGTGCTTCACGTATTCTGGAGGATGCTTGGGTTAGCATACTTCATATCCCTAATACCAGCCATTGAGGCGGGGGTTGTTAATAACTTTACCCTAAACAAGGTGTGGACTTTTAAGGACAGGTCAGTGGGTTACTGGGTGGGGTTAGGTAAGTACCATGTAGCCAGTTTAACCGGAACAGCTGTAACATATGCTGTGACGAACCTGCTTCACTACGTTCTCGGCGTGAACGGTTACGTAGCATACATAATAGGAGTTATATTCGGCTTCATAGCCAACTACATTATGGCTGAGATTTACGTCTTCAAATACCATCACGCAGGTACCAGTAGTTAGTTACTCCACCCCTTAAGCATGAGGGTGCTTGCTCCACTACTCTAACTGAACCTTCAATACCCTAACGCCTAAGCACTAGCATAAGCCCTAAACCTCACAGTGAACATAAGGGGTAAGTACTTGGGGCAAAAGTATCTCAAGCCTTACCCCAGTCATAGAGAAAGGATTTTTAATGTAATAGTAATAACCTTTAAAAGCGTTAACATTATTGATGCTTGTGGCCAACAATAAGAGGGGCTGTGACCCAGTAAGCATTAGGCTTGAGGCCGAGGATTTTAGACTATGGTATACTAAGTTCAGGGATGTTATAAGCGACTTAAGCCTAGTTAGGAGAGTGTCCTCAATAGTGTATAACCTCCTCAACCAAGGCTGCAGTGAGGAGGAAGTTGTTAAGGCTGTTGAGGATATTTTAAGGAACCTTAACGTAGACCCATTAATGATTAAGAGGGGGGAATTCCAGGGACTTAGAGGTGACGTAGTTGAGGTTTTAAAGGTAGTATTCCCGAATGCGATACAGGAGACTAAACCACCCTTCTTCATCAATGAGAGGAATAAGAGGGGGAAGAGCCAGCAACCTCCAGTTAATAGACAGGTGAAGAAGGCTGTTAGGCGTACTTTAAGAATTAGAGGCACTGAGGCGCTCTCCTGGATAATACTAGGAGTATCCTCAATCACAGCAATAATATCCCTGGTAATTAACAATAAGCTAATACTGGGTATAAGCTCATCGCTAGCCTTAATATTCCTCATAGTGGCATTAATGGCACACATACGCATGATATGAGCCTTATGAATGCTTATGATACCTATTTGATACTGTATGATTTTAAATCCCTAAACGCTCTTTCAGTATAAGGACGAAGTAAGAGTTCGGTCTTCATTGTGGTTAGTAGTTACTTGGCCTCATTACTCCTCCCCCTCGGGGACGCGGGGTTTCATTGGGTGCCTTCCCCAATACCCACTCACAAGCCCCACAACGGCACCCTCCAATTAAGAGTCCATGAATTTTAGCTTACCTTGCATTAAAGGATTAAACGTAATTAAAAATTAATGAGTAATTACGTAAAAATATTACAGACAGAGGAAGAATGGGGAATGATGAATACAGTAGAAGGGTGAGACTTGTCGCTCGTTTTTATCATTATACTTAAAGCTCACTCCTCAAGTAAATGAAGTCTGGTAAACTAAGAATAGTGAATTCAAGAATTAGTTTCAGTTACTTAGGCAGGAGGCTTAATAATGCTTTTAAGTTAAATCTATCCAAAAGTAATTAAAGTTAGTATCAGTAATACCTTAGTGAAGCAGGGAAAGGGCCTAGTTAATGAACTTAATGACTTACTTGAGTCTTACCTGAGGGATATGGAGGGGGATGTGGTAAGTGTGGTGATATCGGATATTAATGGTTTACCAATAGCATATAAGTCTGTAATTAACCTGGATGTTGATTCACTATCAGCATTATGTGCCTTGGCCATTAACCATATGCAGAAGATTAGTAGTGAGACTAAGCTAGGTGATGTTGAGTACATAATAGTAAGCTATAGTGGTTACGTACTTTACATTGAGCACATTTATGGTGACTTACTACTCATAGTGGTTACTAATAGGGATGCTAACATGGGCTTAATAACATATGTAACAAGCAGGTATGCTGAGCACATAAGTAATTTAATAAAGTCTGCAAAGGATTCCAACGATTGATAATAATTAATGGCGATACTGAGAATCCTTTATATTGATGTTTATATAGGGATTAGTAATGAGCTGAATTCTATCATAGTTTATTTTCCTATTATTCCTAACTATTAAATGCAAATAATGTAGTGAATTGAACCTTAATGCGAACACTATAGAAAATCTTAAAAAATAATAAAATATTAACTGAATTGGTGAGGTTAAGGAACGTGAAGGTCTGGATAATGATTATCATTATTATGATATTATTAGCACTACACTTGGGTGCTCCTCAATGGATTAAAGTTTCAGCCATCACCATGTCTCCAAGTACTCGCACTACTTATAATCAAAATCTAAATCTTAACTAAATATAATTGCCCACATTACTTAAACATAACCCAAAATTCAGCAACGTTCTCACTATGCTCAATACCTAAGGCCTTCTCTCTCAGTCAACTTCAAGTAGACTTCATTTATAATGGTACAGGGTACACTGTTTCCTCTAACGGTACAGCAACCATGTATCCCGGATATAGTATGATATTTAACTTAACTCTCCATAATAAATCAATGATAGTTGCCTTTGCATGGGCTCCACCATGTAATATGAATCTCGGTTTACCCTGCTTCACAGGGCTTACCCTACCTTCGCCTAACTCACTTTCAGTATTCAATGGTACGGTAACCATGAATTGGTACATTAAGGATCGCACCCTCTACCTAACCGTGCTGCTTAAGAATCTAAGTAACAATACCTCTCATTAGTTAATTACTCGTCTTATTTGCCTTTAAGAGCATCCCTAAGATCATTGATTATCTGCATCTTAGTGACCACTTTTTGCTATTGCTTCTAATAATGTATCTATTCTCTTATTAGTTTCATCTATACGCCTGTTAATGCGTTCCTCCATGCCTCCTATTAGCTTTAGAACTTCATCAATCCTCTTATTTGTCTCATCAATCCTCCTATTAGTATCCTCCACCCTTCTACTAACTTCATCAATTCTGGCACTTAATGACTTACCAATGTCATCAATCTTGGCATTTAATGACTTATCAATGTCATTAATCCTAGCATTTAATGAATCCATGCGCTTATTAATGCGTTCCTCCATATCCCCCATTAGCCTTAGGATCTCATCAATCCTCTTATTCGTTTCATCAATCCTCCTATAAACATCGTTAATTTTAACGTCAATTTTAGCATCAAGTGCATCAATGCGTTTATTTAATGCATCAGTAATGGCATCTAGTCTCTTATTTGCCTCATCAATACGCCTATTAGTTTCACGAAACATCCCAATCATTAAGACCACTAAATCCTCAATACTCAATTTCTTACCATCCTCAATCTTCTTAAGTACAGTCTCCAAAGCCTTATCAACAATGGGGCCAACAATAGACTCCACAGTAATTAAGAGGTTAAGTAGTTAAAAACCTTGCCTAACCTAATACGTAATATACCCATGTAGTTGAATGCAGTAATAGAGCCCCGGCCGGGATTCGAACCCGGGACCTCCCGCTCACCTGGATTTTAACCTACAAGGCCTACGCGGGGGTAAGTAACCCCCTGGGCGCTCCAACCAGGCTGAGCTACCGGGGCTTCATGGTTTTTTAGGTAAGTGATTTTAAGGTTTTCTCCCAGGAGAACCATGCTTTAATTGAAAGGTAACCTTCATGTTGATCAGTAGGCTCATAAACACTCACTCATCGTCTTAGCTCAGCCTCATCATCAACCTCACTATTACTTAAAAGCACTAAGCCTAATGTGGGGGCTGTTTTTATTCTTTTACCCTAGGCATTAGGCTTAGTCATTATATTTACTTAAACATACTATGAATCTTGATAATGCGCCATGAACATGGTCAACACCTATGCAGTACGCATTTAAACCTAGTGAACCAGCCTCATCAATGACAATATCCAGTAAATACGAGGGAAGCGTCATTACAATGCTTCCACCATTAGCCAACACCTCAGTGGCTGATTTAAGGAATCTGATGTAGAGGCTACTGAGCCTTGAACCTGTTCTAAACACTCTATTGAAGGGGGGATCAGTTACCACTGCCTTAATTGAACCAGGCCTAATAGGCATCATTAGTGCATTGCAGGTAATGTCACTCACACTCCTCACATCACACCCAATTGCACGTATGCCTAGTTCCTCAGCAATCCTAGGTATCGTGCCTACTCCAGCGAATGGGTCAATTATTGGGCCATCAGCGACGCCCGTTAAGTTAATCATAAGTAGTGCGTGAAGTGGATTCAGGTGAGGTAAATCAACCCTAATGCTGCTTAAAACCGCCTTAATTAGGGTAGGTTTATACTTAACCTTATTAATCATCATCTCCTTAACTAAGGCCGCCCTATTAATAACGCCTATCAATCGCTCAGGTTCACCATCAGTAGTCACCTTAGCCCAACCATCCCCGCATTCAACATTACTTACTCTTAATCCACTTAACTTAACCAACGTCCTTAATTCTAGGCACGCTAACTCAATACCCATTAATCTCTTTAGTTTAATGAAGGCCTTCATTTCAACGTTCAATACTAATCCTCCTCATATGTCTCCTAATCACGAATATGACCGCCAGCACCAATATGTTGATTAGCACGTAGACTATGAGGAACAGTATGAGTGATGTTATGTTAAAGCCAGGCACTATTATGGAGGATAACCCAGTTAAGGGTGATATCAATGATATTGAGGCTATATGACCATAAGGTACCCTGTGGGTTTTCGAATAAGTCTCAATAACCAGAACTGCCACTAATGCACCATACATTATACCTATAATTTCAGGTAAGGTTAATGGCTTCCCTATTAAGAGTGGGTATGGGTTACTCCTCAGTATGGGTGAGTAGACGTTCAGATACATGGCTAGTATAACTGCAGTTACTAGTATCGTAAAGAATGTTGCCTCATAACGCCTTATGAATAAGATAAGCGGCCTATAGGCGTTGAAGGCTATGAAGAGTAGCGTGATGCCAATCAATAGTGATATTGATGAAGCTATCATGGGCTTAATTGCTTGGGGAATCAAGAGCCATATCCCATAAAGCATAACCACTAACCCAGGTAAGCCAAGGGTATATTGCCTCCACCCTGGCTCAAGGAATGCCTTCCTAAGGTAATACCTAGTTAGTACGGCGAAGTCCTCAACGCTCCTAGTCTGCTTAACAACAATCCTCTTAACCGATATTACTGTTCTCCTTGATTGTATGAGGGGCAGCACAACTTCATCGGAGGGGCCGTCTGAAACCAGTATTATGCCGTCAGCGTTGAAGACGCTCAGAACCTTATCTAACTCAGCCATAACCTTCAAGTCAGCTTCAACATCACTATCACTACTCCCAGTAACTAAAGCCACCTCTATGTTACTACCGTATATTGGCTTTAAACTATCGTAAACCCTAATAGCCCCAAATATGGCGTTTGCGTCTGAGTCATCCGGGTACCTGACTATGAAGTCTATCCCAACCTTAAGGACTTCATCCCTACCGATAACTGGAGTCTTAACACCAAGCCTATCCCCAACATCATTATCCCTATCTACGCAAAGCACCAGTATCTTCTCTTCAACCATTACTACATCATCCACTTGTGTCTCCACCTTAATAAATCTGATGTTAAGAGGACGCGGATGATTTAAAATGAGGAGCAATGCTTTATACCACCCATTTACTTAACGTAGCATGCAGGTAGCCATCGCAGCCCATAGTGGTGAATACAGGGGTGAGCACGTTAAGGCTGTTAAGGAGGTTATGGATTCCTTAACCCAATGCAGACCCACAGTACTCCTAGGTGGCTATTGGGGCTTAATGAAGGTTGCCGCTGATGAGGCTATTTCAAGGGGATTAAGGGTTGTGTTAATACTACCTATTGAGAACGAACACATTGAGGCCCCTAAGGACGCTGTAGTGGTGAGGACTGGTATGGAGTTTAGGGAAAGGTCTGTTGTATTGGTTAGGAGCAGTGACTCAGTAATAGCGCTCGGTGGTGCTGCTGGAACAATAATGGAGGTGCTCTTGGCGTACGCCATGGGTAAACCAACAATAGTTCTTAAGGGTACAGGTTTCCCAACAGATAGGCTTGAATTAGCCTTCCCTGATTACGTTGATGATAGGAGGACATCCAGGATAATTTACGTAACTAACCCTAGTGAAGCCGGTAAGCTGGCCTGTGCCTCAAGGGGGATTCAAGTTGAGGAAAAGGGATGATGCATCTAGGTATATAAAATGAACATGAGCTGAAGTTAAAAGCCGTGTGAAAAACATTAAAAATAGCGGAACAGAGCCTAATTCATGAAGTTTGCATTGAAGTGTAGCCCAGGCCAGAAGATCAGTAAGAGGCAAGGTAAAGTAGCTATAATTGGGGCTGGGCCAGCGGGCCTAGGTGCCGCTGGTTACTTAATATGCAAGGGTTATGATGTTGATGTTTACGATAGAATGCCTGAACCAGGCGGAATGACATTATTCGCCATACCTAACTGGAGACTGCCTTGGAATAACATTAGGGCCGGCGTGAGGGAGCTCAGGGAACTGGGCGTTAACTTCTTCAGTAATGTTAAGGTTATTTGCGATGATGAGTACAGGATTGAGGGCGACCAGTTTGTTAAGAGTAAGATACATCTAGAGGAGTTAATAGATAAGTATGATGCCTTAATAATAGCAACGGGGACGTGGGAATCCAGGAAACTTAAAATCCCCGGGGAGGACCTTAAGGGATCATACCTAGCCCTTGATTACTTATTTAGAATATACGCAAGCCAGCACGGTTACTTACCTAAGTCTGAAGTCTTCAAAACTGGGTTAAGGTCCATGGTGGTTGGGGCTGGTTTAACAGCTGTTGATGCTGCTATAGAGTCTCAATTAGAGGGGGCTAAGGAGGTTTACTTATCCTACAGGAGAACTATAAACGAGGCCCCTGCCGGTAAGGCTGAGATAAATAGGTTAATTCAGAGGGGTGTTAAGCTCCTTGAATTAACACTACCGGTGGAGGTTAATGGTAAGGAGTACGTTGAGGCCGTTAAGATGATTAAAATGAGGCTGGGTAAACCGGATGCCTCAGGTAGACCTGCCCCAGAGCCAATACCTGGCTCTGAGTTCACACTCAGTATAGATACTTTAATATCGGCGGTTGGTGAAATACCAACACCACCCATGAGGAAGGAGTGCTGTGGCGTGAAGTTAAGGCACAATGGCACTATAGACACTGACGCCCAGGGTAGGACAACTAGGCTTGGTGTCTTTGCTGCTGGCGACGTCACGAATGGCCCAACGTTAATTGGTAAGGCGCTGTCTCACGGCATGAGGATAGCGCAGTCGGTGGAAGCCTTCCTTGAGGCTGGGGGTAAGAAGGGAGGGAGTTGGAGGTCTTAGGCTTCACCGTAAGCCCTATCTCCAGCATCCCCTAGCCCCGGTACAATGAACCCCCTCTCATTTAACTCCGGGTCAACGGCAACTAGGTAAACATCAATGTTAGGGTACTTGGCAAGGATCCTCTCTATGGCGTACCTAGTGCCTATTACGTGCACGGTTATGGTTCTCTTAGGTTTCCCATGCCTATACACTATGTCTAGGGTGGATAATATTGTTGATCCAGTGGCCAGCATTGGGTCAACAACAATTAACGTATCATCACTGTGTATTTCAGGTATCCTGTAGTACCCAATGTCTATTTGAAACTCCATTGATCCAGGCACATGAGTATTCTCAACCCTCCTTGCACTAACCACACCTATTCTGGCGGCTGGGAAAGCCTTAAGGAGACCCTCAACCATGGGCATAGCTGCCCTAAGTACCTGAACTATGATGACCTTATCAACGTCCTTAATCCTAACCCCCCTAGCCTTAACCCCGAGGGGAGTCTCAACCTCCACACTGTAAGTCTCAAAGGACTTAATTATCTCATAACCTATTAACCTGCCAAGCCTAACCAATCCCTTCCTAAACTCAATTTGACCAGTCCCCTTATCCCTAAGCGTCGTTAATATATCCTGAGCCAGGGGATGATCAACTATTACCACCTTCCCCATGAATTACCAGCATAACTGACCCTTAAGCCTTTTTAAGGGTGACATTGTGTTTAAAATTGGGTAAATCCATGTAAGCGTGGGATGCTTAAAAATGAGCAATGTAAAGCTAAGCCAGGTGAATCCTAATGAACCTCGATTACTTAAGTAGGGTACTTTACTCCCCGGTTATTTCAGATATCTTAGATGAGTTAGGCATCTATAATCACGCATTACCAAGTAACATACTTCCAATTAACCCCGAATACGTGGTTGCGGGCTACGCATACCCAATGTACGTTAGTGAAGCCAATGACTTCGACCCCAATAACCCTTATAGGGGACTTATTGAAGCTGTTGATGCAGTTCCAGAGGACTCAGTAATAGTTATTGAGGTTAATGAGAATGTTAGAGGTAAGGCTGCTGTATGGGGTGAATTAACGAGTACTGCGGCAATGGCTAGAGGCGCTAGGGGTGTTATTGCACATGGTCTAATTAGGGATGTCAACCAGGTTTTAAGAATGGGATTCCCAGTATTCGCAATAGGCCATACACCATACGACATTAAGGGTAGGGGTGAGTTTAAGAGCCATGGGGTTGAAGTAACTGTAGGTAATGTGAAGGTTAAGGTAGGTGACTTAGTGTTCGGTGACATTAATGGCGTAGTTATTGTGCCTAGGGAAGTAATGAGCGAGGTCATTAATAGGGCTATGGAGAAGGTGAATAAGGAGAGTACTGCAAAACGTGAGATAAGGAGGGGTACTCTTCTTAAGGATATATGGGACAGGTATAAGGTCCTATAGTGATTAGGCCACTGCTTATAATCATTAAATGTGCTTTATAATAATGCTAGCATAATCCGTATATTCACCATTGCTTGGTTTAATGCCATTAGATTAATTATAGTGAAGCTGCAAAACATTTTTAATTTTAAAACAGTATATTACTAATAATGATTAAGTCAGGTGGTTTAACTTGACTAGTGAGTTGGTTAAAGATTCAGGGTTAATATTCCTCACAGAGTGCCCTGCTACCCCATTAACCCACATACTAGCGCTTAACAATGGGGACTACGCTGAAAGCATTGGTAGGTTACTTGGCTCAAGGGGTCCAGTGGACGCTACCCTTTACTTAACTAGGGCATGCAACCTGAGGTGTACTACCTGCTATGTATCAGCCTCTAAGCCCCTTCCAAATGAACTCAACGTGGATGAGTGGATTAGGGTTGTGGATGAACTGAGTGAACTGGGGGTAAGGTACCTTTACCTGCTTGGTGGTGAACCCCTTCTTCTACTTAACAGGGGGTTACTTGACATTATTAAGAGGGGTAAGGAGAATGGGATGGTTGTTTCCATAAGCACTAATGGAACTTTGGTAAGTGAAGATTCCGCAGTTAAGTTAAGGAATTCAGGCGTGGATCAGGTTCAAGTGAGCCTCGATGGACCTAATCCAGTGGTTAACGACTTAATTAGGGGTCGTGGATCCTTCAGGAAGGCCATTAACGCGATTAAGCACCTTAAGGAAGCGGGCGTGCCTGTGACCCTATCGTACACTGTTACAATAATTAATGCTGACTACGTGAAGGACTTAGTTAAACTAGCCGTTGACTTAAGGATCCCTGTAGTAACATTCGTTAGGGTTCAGGAATTCGGTAGAGCCAGTGAGTGGGGGTTAGGCATTAGTAATGAATTGGCGCATGAAGTACTAATTAAGTTAAGTGAAGTAAACCCCACTGGTGTTAAGGTGGTGTACAGTGGCTTCAGGTTTGGGTTACTGAGCCTCATTAGGAAAGCCTACGGTGAAGCTGAGGAGCTGCTTAATAGGCTTAAGGTAGTTAATTACGGTACGTGCCCAGCCGGTAAGAGTAGGCTTGTTATCGACTCTAACGGTGACATTTATGGTTGTGAATTACTGATGAAGCCAGAGTTTAGGGAGGGTAATGTTAAACAGGATGAGTTAGGTAAGGTGTGGGTAAGTGGATTTAGGGCCTTTAGAAATAGGACACCTAGCTCACTATGCGTTACTTGCCCATTCTTTAAACTATGCCAGGGAGGGTGCCCAGCTAGGGCTTACGTTAAGTATGGTTCATTAAATAGCCCTGACCCACAATGCCCATTCATCAGAAACTAGGTGTTAAGCTTAATAAGGGTTGGTAAGCAGGGATGTAGGGTATGGTTGTTTTACCACCATTACAGTACAGTATAATTAAGGCGTTGGCCGAGGCTAATGAGCCTATTGACGCTGATTCCCTAGCCAGTAAGGTGGGTAAGAGGGCTGAGGACATCATGAGGGATCTTGAGGAACTTAGGGCGAGGGGACTCGTTAGGATTGAACATAGGCTAGTCACTAGAGTTACCTTAACAAACCTTGGTGAGGAGTACCTAAGGAGCGGCTTACCCGAGGAGAGGCTCATGGCACGTTTAAGGGAATTGGGTGGTAATGCAAGTATTAGTGAATTAAACCAATCAACGGGCTTAAGTGGGGAGGAATTCACAGCCGCCTTAGGTAGGCTCAGGAGGCTTAAGGTAATTAACCTAAGCGGTAATTCAATTAGTTTAACTGGAGATGAAAGTGAACTGAGGAGCTACATTAGTGAGCTTAAGGCAATCCTAAGCAGTATTAGGGGTGAAGTGGAGTACACTGGTGAATTACCTAAGCCTGTTGAGGAGGCTAAGCGTAGGGGGCTTATTAAGGTTCGTCAAGTGAGGAAACTCATAGTGGCTGCAACTCAGGAAGCCTTGAACCTGTATAGGGTTGGTGAATTAACCAGCGCTAGGGTGATAACTAGCTTAACCTCGGTTGACTTAGCCTCAGGTTCCTGGAGGGGTGGGGTCTTCAAGGAGTTCGACCTAACAGTAGAGGTACCCCTAAGGCCTATTAGGCGTAAGCACCCCTTCACCGAATTCCTGAATCACGTTAGGGATGAATTAGTGGCTATGGGTTTTGAGGAGGTTAAGGATGACCATGTTGATGCAGCCTTATGGAACTTCGACACCCTCCTAGTACCTCAATACCACCCTGCTAGGCGTGAAACAGACGTATTCTATGTTGAGAATAAGCTGAAACCAAGGGAAACCCCAGGTGAGGTTATGGAGAAGGCTAGTGAACAGCATGAATTGGTTTGGTCATATAAGTGGAGTAGGGATGAGGCCCTCAGGATACTTCT
The sequence above is a segment of the Caldivirga sp. genome. Coding sequences within it:
- a CDS encoding RraA family protein, producing MNLDYLSRVLYSPVISDILDELGIYNHALPSNILPINPEYVVAGYAYPMYVSEANDFDPNNPYRGLIEAVDAVPEDSVIVIEVNENVRGKAAVWGELTSTAAMARGARGVIAHGLIRDVNQVLRMGFPVFAIGHTPYDIKGRGEFKSHGVEVTVGNVKVKVGDLVFGDINGVVIVPREVMSEVINRAMEKVNKESTAKREIRRGTLLKDIWDRYKVL
- a CDS encoding phenylalanine--tRNA ligase subunit alpha encodes the protein MVVLPPLQYSIIKALAEANEPIDADSLASKVGKRAEDIMRDLEELRARGLVRIEHRLVTRVTLTNLGEEYLRSGLPEERLMARLRELGGNASISELNQSTGLSGEEFTAALGRLRRLKVINLSGNSISLTGDESELRSYISELKAILSSIRGEVEYTGELPKPVEEAKRRGLIKVRQVRKLIVAATQEALNLYRVGELTSARVITSLTSVDLASGSWRGGVFKEFDLTVEVPLRPIRRKHPFTEFLNHVRDELVAMGFEEVKDDHVDAALWNFDTLLVPQYHPARRETDVFYVENKLKPRETPGEVMEKASEQHELVWSYKWSRDEALRILLRTHTTLVTIRQIYHRGPGEYRLFSLDRVYRPDTPDPTHFMEFHQLEGIIVGRGVTFRNLLGFFTELANRLRLGKVYFKPAYFPFTEPSVEGYVKHPRLGQLEVFPGGMFRPEVLRIVGLSNDYKVAAWGVGIDRLAMVVLGVDDIRTLYTNNVKEIDSMRNPIEVI
- a CDS encoding radical SAM protein, with product MTSELVKDSGLIFLTECPATPLTHILALNNGDYAESIGRLLGSRGPVDATLYLTRACNLRCTTCYVSASKPLPNELNVDEWIRVVDELSELGVRYLYLLGGEPLLLLNRGLLDIIKRGKENGMVVSISTNGTLVSEDSAVKLRNSGVDQVQVSLDGPNPVVNDLIRGRGSFRKAINAIKHLKEAGVPVTLSYTVTIINADYVKDLVKLAVDLRIPVVTFVRVQEFGRASEWGLGISNELAHEVLIKLSEVNPTGVKVVYSGFRFGLLSLIRKAYGEAEELLNRLKVVNYGTCPAGKSRLVIDSNGDIYGCELLMKPEFREGNVKQDELGKVWVSGFRAFRNRTPSSLCVTCPFFKLCQGGCPARAYVKYGSLNSPDPQCPFIRN
- the upp gene encoding uracil phosphoribosyltransferase, coding for MGKVVIVDHPLAQDILTTLRDKGTGQIEFRKGLVRLGRLIGYEIIKSFETYSVEVETPLGVKARGVRIKDVDKVIIVQVLRAAMPMVEGLLKAFPAARIGVVSARRVENTHVPGSMEFQIDIGYYRIPEIHSDDTLIVVDPMLATGSTILSTLDIVYRHGKPKRTITVHVIGTRYAIERILAKYPNIDVYLVAVDPELNERGFIVPGLGDAGDRAYGEA